One genomic region from Cyclopterus lumpus isolate fCycLum1 chromosome 20, fCycLum1.pri, whole genome shotgun sequence encodes:
- the ptgdsb.1 gene encoding prostaglandin D2 synthase b, tandem duplicate 1, whose protein sequence is MRNTLLRMLGALMCVLAACAEVVPLQDFDLEKMAGKWYIVGFATNAQWFVDNKTGMKTGTAMLVPTGGDLDLTYANLNADGTCWRTTHLAKKTVTPGHFTFRSQIWNNDNDMRIVDVAYDDYALVHTVKTKDGVSEVLNKLYSRTPEASAVLQQKFSQLSLETGILPDNVVILPQNGECPEV, encoded by the exons ATGAGGAACACACTGCTGAGGATGCTGGGCGCCCTGATGTGTGTGCTAGCGGCCTGCGCCGAAGTCGTGCCTCTTCAAGACTTCGACCTGGAGAAG ATGGCAGGCAAGTGGTATATTGTTGGTTTTGCCACTAATGCCCAGTGGTTCGTGGACAACAAGACAGGGATGAAGACAGGCACTGCCATGTTAGTGCCAACTGGAGGAGACCTGGACCTCACCTACGCCAACCTGAA TGCTGATGGTACCTGCTGGAGAACGACCCACCTCGCTAAGAAAACCGTCACTCCTGGACACTTCACCTTCCGCAGCCAGA tTTGGAACAATGACAACGACATGCGCATTGTCGACGTGGCGTACGACGACTACGCTCTGGTCCACACTGTGAAGACAAAGGACGGCGTGTCTGAGGTCCTCAACAAGCTCTACA GTCGCACTCCTGAGGCATCGGCGGTCCTGCAGCAGAAGTTTTCCCAGCTCTCCCTGGAGACCGGCATCCTCCCTGACAACGTCGTTATCTTGCCTCAGAATG GCGAGTGTCCCGAGGTCTGA